One Bosea sp. 124 genomic window, GCCTTCGCTTCCGCATCGGCCTTCTCCTGTTCCTTTTTCGGGTCGGGCGCGGGCACGGAGCCGGTCGTTTCCGGATCACGGAATGGCCGGTCCGGCGAATGTGCGTGCGCGATGACCTTTGCCAGCCCCCAGACTTCCTTCTCCGGCTTCGCGCCGGACGCGAAGATCTGGTCGCTGGCCGGGATCTTTCCGGGATAGGGCTCCGCCGTCCAGGCAAGCAGCTTCAGCGCCAGGAGACCCATGGCGCCGAGGATGACGGCCGGAAGCAGGCGGGGCCGTTCGATCACGCAGCCTGATCCTCGAGGCGGCGGGCGGCGCGGGCCCGGATCGCGGCGGCGGAGCGGGCGGCACTGGCCATGCGCGAGACCGGGGCCGGCTCGGGTGTCTGCTCGGCGGCGCTGTCGGTGGCCGCTTTCGGCGCAACCAGCGTGGCGGCGCTGACGATCTGGCCGATGCGCTCCATCACGACCTGGCCGGCCTCGATCTGCGCGGCGAGGTCGGCGGCGTAGCGCTCGGCCGTCTGAAGGCGCTCGGCGAGGGTGCGGTCGCAATCGCCGAGCGTCAGCTTCAGGCCGGCGATCGCGCGTTCGGCGGTGTCGGTTGCGGCGATGAGCGCGCCGACGGTCTGGCGCATGCCGGCCTCATCGGTCTTCAGGCGCTCGATCCGCTTGGTCAGGATGAAGCAGGTGATGATCGTGGCGACGAGCAGGCTCGCGACCAGAACATCGGCGATGAGAGTGATCGTCATGCCGGGCGCCTTGTCGTCAGGAGGAGTGGCTGAGATGGTTGCTGTCGAAGGCGGCGATCGTCGTCTTGGAGCGCCGCAGCGGGCTGACGATCTGGACGGCGATCTTGTCGTCGACCCGGCCGATGCGGCCGTCGCTGACGATGAAGTCGCCGCAGCGCAGCGACACGGTCGCGTCGGGGCGCGCATCGAACATCAGCGTGTCGCCGATCTCGAGGTTCATCATCCGCTTCAGCGGCATCTGCGTCTCATGCAGCACGCAGGTGACCGGAACCTCGGTCTGCCAGACCTCGGTCGCGAGATGGTTCTCCCAGATCGGATCGCGGCCGAGCTTCTCACCCATGAAGCTTTCGAGCAGCAGATCACGGATCGGCTCGATCGTCGCATAGGGCAGGAGGATGTGCAGCGAGCCGCCGCGTCCTTCCATGTCGAACTTCAGCTCGACCCGGATGGCGGCGTTGGCGGGCCGGGAGATCGAGACGAAACGCGGATTGGATTCGATGCGGTCGATCGTGAAGGTCACGGGGGAGAGGGGATTGAACGCCGCCTCGGCGTCTCCCAGGATCAGCGTGATCACGCGGCGGATCAGCCGGATCTCGATCGAGGTGAAGGGGCGGCCGTCGACGCGTGGCGCGGGCTGGCCGCGCTTGCCGCCGAACATGATGTCGAGCACCGAATAGGTCAGGGCGGATTCGATCGTGATCAGGCCGAAATTGTCCCACTCCTCGGCCTTGAAGACCGAGAGCATCGCCGGCTGAGAGATCGAATTCATGTAGTCGCCGAAACGCACGGAGCGGATGCTCTCGAGCGTGACCTCGACGTTGTCGGTGAAGAAGTTGCGCAGGCTAGTGGAGAGCAGGCGGACCAGTCGCTCGAAAATGATTTCGAGCATCGGCAGGCGTTCATAGGAGACCGAACCCGAATCGACGATCGCCTGGATGCCGTTGCGGCCGTCCTTGTCGTCGCCAAGGGAGAAACCGAGCATCGTGTCGATTTCGTCCTGGCTCATCAGGCGGTCCGTGCCGCCTTCCGGTTCGCCTTCGTCCTCCGTGATGTCGGGCATGGTGGCCCATTCGGCCGCCATGCTCTCGGGGCTCAGCGGTTCGTTCTTCGGAACCGCATCGGCATTGTCGCGATCGCTGCTGCTCATCTGCCTGTCGTCGCTTCCATCGGGCTTTGATCTCGCATCGACGTGATCCGAAGGCCGGCTTTGCCGTTTCGGGCCGATACCGGCCGGTTCACTGAACCAGCAGTTCCTTGAACAGCACGGCGTCGATCTTGGCCGGGAAGACCGTGACGTTGACGCGGCGCAGGAGTTCTTCCTTCAGGCGGTACATCCCAGCCGAGCCTTCGAGGTCGGAGGGCCGCAATTCGCGCATGAAGACCTGGAAGGCGTCCTCCACGCGCGGGAGCAGGGGCTTGATCTCGTCGGAGACCTTCGCGTCGGCGGTTTCCAGCACGACCTTGATCTTGATGATCGGCTGGCGCTCCGACTGGGCGCCGCCGGAGATGCCGATCATCATGTCCTTCATCTCGACGAAGCTGACCGGCTTCTTGGCATTCTTGGCCTGTTCGGCCGCCGCGATCTGCTCGGGGGAGGGCTTCTTCAGGAAGAAGAACCAGCCGCCGCCGCCGAGCGCCGCGAGCATCACGACGCCGCCGACGATCATGATCAGCTTCTTCTTGCCGCCCTGCGGCGGCGCCTCGCCGGGGGCGCCTTCCTCATCGGTCTTGGGCTTCTTCGCCATCGCCTGCACGCCTCGGAGTCGAGACAGCCCGAGCGCCTGCGCGGGCCGTCTCGAACACCCTGAGCATTCACGGTTAACGCGTCGTTAAGGAGGGCAATTTCTGCCGGGTCGATCTTGCCTCCCGGCCCTGTCCTGCAGGGCGCGTAGCGGGAGATGAAATCAAACTTACCTTTTAATTTCAGTTATTTAATTGGATTAACCATGCTGGCACGGCGCTTGCGAAACCATTTCCGTGGCTGCTGCGCTGGGGAGCGTCGAAGTGGCCGCGGAACAGAATCGGGAGACTACGCCGTGGAGAACGCGCTTCTCGTCGGCCTGTCGCGTCAGATGGCTCTGGCGCGTGAGCTGGATGTCATCGCCAACAACATGGCGAATGTCGGGACCAACGGCTTCAAGACGCGCTCGGCGCGCTTCAACGAATTCATTATGCCGAATGCCAGCGCCGAGAGCTTCAAGCCGAGCGATCGGCCGCTCTCCTATGTCATCGACAAGGGCACGCCGATCGACCTGTCGCAGGGGGCGATCGAGCGCACCGGCAACCCGCTGGACGTCGCGCTGCGCGGCGACAACTACCTCGTGGTGCAGACCCCGAACGGGGACCGCTACACCCGCGCTGGCTCGCTCGACATCAATGCCCGCGGGCAGCTCGTGACCCAGTCGGGCCAGCCCGTCATGGGCGATGGCGGGCCGATTACCTTCGGTTCGGCCGAAAGCAACGCCAGGATCGCCGCCGACGGCACGGTCTCCACCGACCAGGGCCAGCGCGGCAAGCTCAGGATGGTGCGCTTCGCCAACCCGCGGGCGCTGACCAGCGAAGGCACCAACCTGTTCGCCTCGGCGGCGGCGGCGCTGCCGGCCGGTCTGGAAGCCCGTCTCGAGCCGGGCGCGATCGAGGGCTCGAACGTCAAGGCGGTGATCGAGATGACGCGGTTGATGGAAGTCCAGCGCTCCTATCAGAGCACGGCCAACATGATGTCGAAGACGGACGAACTGCGCAGCAAGGCGATCGCCCGCCTCGCCGACCAGCAAGCCTGAACGGCCAAGAGGAGCCAAGTCCATGCGCGCCCTTCAGACCGCCGCCACCGGCATGATGGCCCAGGAACTCAACGTCCAGGTCATCTCGAACAACATCGCCAACGTGCGCACCACCGGCTACAAGCGCCAGCGCGTGCATTTCCAGGATCTGCTCTACGAGAACTTCCGGCGTGCGGGCTCCGCCACCTCGGACCAGAACACCCAGGTTCCCGCCGGCACCTTCGTCGGCTCGGGCGTCAAGACGGTCTCGACCGGCCGGGTCATGACGCAGGGCAACCTGACGCCGACCGAGAAGCAGTACGACCTCGCGATCCGCGGCGAGGGCTTCTTCCGCGTCCGCATGCCGGACGGCCGCACCACCTATTCGCGCGACGGCTCGTTCGACCTCGACGCGCAGGGCCAACTCGTCACCCGCGACGGCTATCAGGTCGAGCCCGGCATCACGATCCCCAACAATGCGACCAGCGTGAACATCAACGCGCAGGGGTCCGTCGAGGTGATGCTTCCCGGCCAGACCGCTCCGCAGGTTCTGGGCCAGATCCAGCTCGTGCGCTTCGTCAACAAGGTCGGGCTGGAATCGATCGGCGACAACCTGTTCATCGAGACGGCGGCCTCGGGCCAGCCGATCGACGGCTTCGGCGGCGGGGAGGGCTTCGGCAACCTGCAGCAGAACTATCTCGAGGAAGGCAACGTCCAGGCGGTCACGGAACTCTCCTCCCTGATCGCGGCGCAGCGCGCCTACGAAATGAACTCCAAGGTCATCACCGCCGCCGACCAGATGATGTCGGCGACGACCCAGATGTTCCGCGGCTAGGCCGAAGGTAGCGCATCATGATCCGTTCGTCGCTCTCCCTCGCCGTCCTGCTCCTGTTGGCGCCGTCCGCCCTGAGCGCCCAGCCTCATGCTGCGGCGCAGCCCGCGGTTACCGTCGCGGCGCTGTCCACCGGTCCGGTCGCGGCGCCGCAGCTTCCCCGCAGGCTGCATCTGCGCTCCGAGCTCACCTTGACGCGCGACCTCGTCAGCTTCGGCGACCTGATCGCCGGTCTGCCGGCCGAAGCCGCTGCGACCCCGGCCTTCCGTGCGCCCGCACTGGGCGAAACCGGCACGATCCAGGTCGCGCGGATCGTCGAGGCGGCCCGGGCCGCCGGCTTCATCCGCGCCGCCGGCGAAATCGAGAGCGACGGGGCGGCGCAGGTGGTCGTCAGCCGCGCCGCGCGGCGCGTCATGGCCGCCGATATCGAGGAGGCGGTGAAGACCGGGTTGCAGGAGCGCTACGGCGTCGATGCCCGCGCCTTCGCGCTCTCCATCGACGGCGGCGCCCCGGTCGTCGCGGTCGAGCCCGAGCTGACCGGCGACGTTGCGGTCACCGATCTGAGCTATGATGCCCGGACCCGCCGGCTGCAGGCCCGCGTCACCGTCCCGGGCAGCACGGCGATGCGGCTGAAGCCGGTTCGGATCGGCGGCCAGCTCGTCGAGACGATCGAGGTGGTGGTTCCGAAGCGGGCGATCGCCCGGGGCGAGACGCTCGGCAAGGCCGACGTCGTCGTCGAGCGCCGCCCTCGCGACGGCCAGGTCACGGATCTGATCGGCGATCCGCGCGCGGCCATCGACAAGGTCGCCCGCCGGGTCCTGATGGTCGGGATGCCGTTGCGCGCCGGCGACGTCCAACGCGAGGAAATCGTCGCCAAGGGCGATCTCGTGACCATTGTCTACGAATCGAAGGGGCTGATGATCACCCTGCGCGGCCGGGCCGGAGAGGCTGGCGCGATGGGTGACGTCGTCAGCGTCACCAACCCCCAGTCCAAGCGCGTGCTGCAGGGCACGGTTAGCGGGCCCGGCCGGATCTCGGTCCAGGCCTCGTCGGCCGGCCGCGTCGCCAGCGCGCAGTAAGTTCGTCTCGGAAAGCACGCCATGACCCAGATGACCCTTCTCAAGCTCTCGGGCATTCTCCTCCTCGGGGCCTCGCTCGGTGCCTGCGGCGCTGCCGACCGGCTCGCCAATGTCGGCGCCGCGCCGGCCCTCTCGCCGATCGAGGACCCGACCGCGACCAAGGGCTACAAGCCCGTGCAGATGCCGATGCCGGCGATGGAGCATGCCTCCTTCGCGCCGAATTCGCTCTGGCGCACCGGCTCGCGCGCCTTCTTCAAGGACCAGCGCGCCCGGCTCGTCGGCGATCTCGTCACCGTCAAGGTCAAGGTCACCGACAAGGCGCAGCTCAACAACACGACCAAGCGCAGCCGCAAGAACGGCGAGGATGTCGGCGCCGACAATGCCTTCGGCTTCGAGAACAAGCTCGACAAGTTCCTGCCCGACGGCGCCAGCGCCGGCTCGCTGCTGAAGCTCGACTCCGCCGCCTCCAGCGAGGGCGCCGGCTCGGTCAACCGCTCCGAGACGCTGGCGACCAACGTCGCGGCTGTCGTCACGCAGACCCTGCCCAACGGCAACCTGGTGATCGAGGGCAAGCAGGAGATCAGGGTCAATTTCGAGGTACGCGAGCTGATCGTGGCCGGCGTGATCCGGCCCGAGGACATCGAATCCGACAACACGATCGAATCGACCAAGATCGCCCAGGCCCGCATCGCCTATGGCGGCCGCGGC contains:
- a CDS encoding DUF6468 domain-containing protein, producing the protein MTITLIADVLVASLLVATIITCFILTKRIERLKTDEAGMRQTVGALIAATDTAERAIAGLKLTLGDCDRTLAERLQTAERYAADLAAQIEAGQVVMERIGQIVSAATLVAPKAATDSAAEQTPEPAPVSRMASAARSAAAIRARAARRLEDQAA
- the fliM gene encoding flagellar motor switch protein FliM, with translation MSSSDRDNADAVPKNEPLSPESMAAEWATMPDITEDEGEPEGGTDRLMSQDEIDTMLGFSLGDDKDGRNGIQAIVDSGSVSYERLPMLEIIFERLVRLLSTSLRNFFTDNVEVTLESIRSVRFGDYMNSISQPAMLSVFKAEEWDNFGLITIESALTYSVLDIMFGGKRGQPAPRVDGRPFTSIEIRLIRRVITLILGDAEAAFNPLSPVTFTIDRIESNPRFVSISRPANAAIRVELKFDMEGRGGSLHILLPYATIEPIRDLLLESFMGEKLGRDPIWENHLATEVWQTEVPVTCVLHETQMPLKRMMNLEIGDTLMFDARPDATVSLRCGDFIVSDGRIGRVDDKIAVQIVSPLRRSKTTIAAFDSNHLSHSS
- the fliL gene encoding flagellar basal body-associated protein FliL — encoded protein: MAKKPKTDEEGAPGEAPPQGGKKKLIMIVGGVVMLAALGGGGWFFFLKKPSPEQIAAAEQAKNAKKPVSFVEMKDMMIGISGGAQSERQPIIKIKVVLETADAKVSDEIKPLLPRVEDAFQVFMRELRPSDLEGSAGMYRLKEELLRRVNVTVFPAKIDAVLFKELLVQ
- the flgF gene encoding flagellar basal-body rod protein FlgF; the protein is MENALLVGLSRQMALARELDVIANNMANVGTNGFKTRSARFNEFIMPNASAESFKPSDRPLSYVIDKGTPIDLSQGAIERTGNPLDVALRGDNYLVVQTPNGDRYTRAGSLDINARGQLVTQSGQPVMGDGGPITFGSAESNARIAADGTVSTDQGQRGKLRMVRFANPRALTSEGTNLFASAAAALPAGLEARLEPGAIEGSNVKAVIEMTRLMEVQRSYQSTANMMSKTDELRSKAIARLADQQA
- the flgG gene encoding flagellar basal-body rod protein FlgG is translated as MRALQTAATGMMAQELNVQVISNNIANVRTTGYKRQRVHFQDLLYENFRRAGSATSDQNTQVPAGTFVGSGVKTVSTGRVMTQGNLTPTEKQYDLAIRGEGFFRVRMPDGRTTYSRDGSFDLDAQGQLVTRDGYQVEPGITIPNNATSVNINAQGSVEVMLPGQTAPQVLGQIQLVRFVNKVGLESIGDNLFIETAASGQPIDGFGGGEGFGNLQQNYLEEGNVQAVTELSSLIAAQRAYEMNSKVITAADQMMSATTQMFRG
- the flgA gene encoding flagellar basal body P-ring formation chaperone FlgA translates to MIRSSLSLAVLLLLAPSALSAQPHAAAQPAVTVAALSTGPVAAPQLPRRLHLRSELTLTRDLVSFGDLIAGLPAEAAATPAFRAPALGETGTIQVARIVEAARAAGFIRAAGEIESDGAAQVVVSRAARRVMAADIEEAVKTGLQERYGVDARAFALSIDGGAPVVAVEPELTGDVAVTDLSYDARTRRLQARVTVPGSTAMRLKPVRIGGQLVETIEVVVPKRAIARGETLGKADVVVERRPRDGQVTDLIGDPRAAIDKVARRVLMVGMPLRAGDVQREEIVAKGDLVTIVYESKGLMITLRGRAGEAGAMGDVVSVTNPQSKRVLQGTVSGPGRISVQASSAGRVASAQ
- the flgH gene encoding flagellar basal body L-ring protein FlgH, yielding MTQMTLLKLSGILLLGASLGACGAADRLANVGAAPALSPIEDPTATKGYKPVQMPMPAMEHASFAPNSLWRTGSRAFFKDQRARLVGDLVTVKVKVTDKAQLNNTTKRSRKNGEDVGADNAFGFENKLDKFLPDGASAGSLLKLDSAASSEGAGSVNRSETLATNVAAVVTQTLPNGNLVIEGKQEIRVNFEVRELIVAGVIRPEDIESDNTIESTKIAQARIAYGGRGQITDVQQPRYGQQVMDILLPF